A window from Citrus sinensis cultivar Valencia sweet orange chromosome 3, DVS_A1.0, whole genome shotgun sequence encodes these proteins:
- the LOC102628052 gene encoding putative disease resistance RPP13-like protein 1, with amino-acid sequence MAELLLSAFFQTLFDKLASTDFLNFVRQLGGGVDSELKRWEKKLKMIQAVLHDAEEKELVDEAVKLWLDDLRDLAYDAEDILDEFGTQALKRRLMADDPDQPTSSRVRNIFPPACFSCFSPSTIEFNSSMRSKIESISGRLEELFKQRIELGLQLAPGGTSSTAAAQRRPASSSVPTERAVYGRDDDKAKILEMVLTDEPSAANFRVIPIVGMAGVGKTTLAREVYNDKAIVDYKFDLKVWVCVSDNFDVLSISRALLESITSKACHANTLNEVQVQLQEVVDGKKFLIVLDDVWNENEDYSLWEDLKAPFLAAAPYSQIILTTRLWHVALTMGPTQYYNLKLLADDDCWSLFMKHAFEGRDINALQISALFRKKVIKKCGGLPLAAKTLGGLLRSKRDDAWEDILNSKIWDLPHQRAILPVLRLSYHHLPSHLKKCFAYCAIFPKDYEFEEKELVFLWMAEGIIRQSKNNKQLEDWGSECFHDLVSRSIFQQSSVDSSKFVIHDLVHDLAQLISGETIFRLEEAGNLSRTRKRVRHTSYPRGDYDNKNKFQAFNGVEHLRTFLPVVIRGGPDTSYISDMVLCELLPRFKKLRVLSLEGYYITRLPNSITSLRLLTYLNLSGTKIRFLPESTSSLLNLEILILRGCSRLIKLPSKMRKLINLHHLDIRGAKKLDNMPLGMKELKNLQTLSNFIVGKSGSMSGLKDLKDLKFLRGALCISGLENIKNSQDAREAVLSEKQDLEVLSLEWGSQFNNSRDEVAEENALDMLQPHKRIKVLTITQYGGKRFPSWIGDPLFSKMEVLKLENCENCISLPSLGSLGSLKDLTIRGMMNLRIIGSETNRDGCSAPFQSLEILHLENLPEWVRWETASVTENEHVGMFPHLHELSIMGCPKLSGKWPELLPSLEKLVVSKCPELVVSVSDFPLLCRFEIDGCKGLVCGSTPIDSNFMKCMTISNSSLEIYGCRGMVYNNGPGDSVTISNILEFGKQLKGGFEGVESLVIGDSIEIKSWWQRSHFRYMKPVEGLHVLTHPEEVSVEENCTSLVSFPELKFHPNILRSLKIENSKVLKSLPGEMMGNNAQLETLNIGNCDSLTFIARGKLPSSLKRLKIRSCKNLQLLVDDEEGASSSSSSSSSSSSSPVTLKLLVIYSSPELTRLSSGIQLLKALEELRISKCQKLESIPAGLHNLQRLWIDDCEKLEALPSDMHKLNSFRRFCISECPSIVSFPEEGFPTNLAFLRIGVNMKKLTEAVIQWGLHRLTSLARLWISECDEEMGMMLPTSLSWLILHRCWKLKCLSSMGFQSLTSLKYLWIDNCPSLASFPEAGLPSSLLRLKIDGCQMLRKECKRGKGKEWSKIANIPCVEMDGKFIHDPDSDSDSDSE; translated from the exons ATGGCGGAGCTCTTACTCTCTGCTTTCTTTCAGACTCTGTTTGACAAGTTGGCTTCCACTGATTTTCTCAACTTTGTCCGTCAACTTGGAGGTGGAGTTGATTCCGAGCTCAAAAGGTGGGAGAAAAAGCTGAAGATGATTCAGGCAGTACTTCACGATGCAGAGGAGAAGGAACTGGTGGACGAGGCTGTGAAGTTATGGCTAGATGATCTCCGAGACTTGGCTTATGATGCTGAGGACATTCTTGATGAGTTCGGTACTCAAGCTTTGAAGCGCAGGTTGATGGCAGATGATCCTGATCAGCCCACCTCTAGCAGAGTTCGGAACATCTTTCCTCCAGCTTGTTTCAGTTGTTTCAGTCCAAGCACAATTGAATTCAATTCGAGTATGCGGTCCAAGATTGAAAGCATCTCTGGCCGGTTGGAAGAACTGTTTAAACAAAGAATTGAACTTGGATTGCAATTGGCTCCTGGAGGGACTTCGTCAACTGCTGCTGCTCAGCGAAGACCAGCCAGCTCAAGTGTGCCGACAGAACGTGCTGTGTACGGAAGAGATGATGATAAAGCTAAAATACTTGAAATGGTGTTGACCGATGAGCCAAGTGCTGCCAACTTCCGTGTAATCCCCATTGTCGGCATGGCTGGGGTTGGAAAAACAACCCTTGCTCGCGAGGTCTACAATGACAAGGCCATTGTTGATTACAAGTTCGACCTCAAAGTTTGGGTTTGTGTCTCCGATAACTTTGATGTCTTGAGTATTTCCAGGGCACTTCTCGAGTCAATCACCTCCAAAGCTTGTCATGCCAATACTTTAAATGAAGTGCAGGTTCAATTGCAAGAAGTTGTGGATGGGAAAAAATTCTTGATAGTTCTGGACGATGTTTGGAAtga gaATGAGGACTACAGCTTGTGGGAAGACCTTAAAGCTCCCTTTCTCGCTGCTGCACCATACAGTCAGATAATTCTCACAACACGACTTTGGCATGTTGCATTAACAATGGGACCTACTCAATATTATAATCTCAAGCTCCTCGCAGACGATGATTGTTGGTCTTTGTTTATGAAGCATGCATTTGAAGGCAGAGATATTAATGCTCTTCAAATTTCAGCACTATTTCGTAAGAAAGTCATTAAAAAGTGTGGAGGATTACCCCTAGCAGCAAAGACTCTTGGGGGCCTACTGCGCTCTAAGAGAGATGATGCATGGGAAGATATATTAAATAGCAAAATATGGGATTTACCTCATCAAAGAGCCATTCTCCCTGTGTTAAGATTGAGTTACCATCATCTTCCTTCTCATTTGAAAAAATGCTTTGCTTATTGTGCGATTTTTCCTAAAGATTATGAATTCGAGGAGAAGGAACTGGTGTTTTTGTGGATGGCTGAAGGCATTATTCGTCAGTCAAAAAACAATAAGCAACTGGAAGATTGGGGCAGTGAATGTTTCCATGATCTAGTGTCAAGATCAATTTTTCAACAATCAAGTGTTGATTCTTCCAAATTTGTAATCCACGACCTTGTTCATGATCTTGCTCAATTGATTTCTGGAGAGACCATTTTCAGGTTAGAGGAGGCCGGTAACCTATCAAGAACGCGAAAAAGGGTCCGCCATACTTCTTACCCTCGTGGTgattatgataataaaaacaagTTTCAGGCTTTTAATGGAGTTGAACATCTGCGAACATTCTTGCCGGTAGTCATAAGAGGTGGCCCCGATACTTCTTACATAAGTGATATGGTTCTATGTGAATTGCTGCCTAGGTTTAAAAAGTTGAGGGTGCTATCTTTAGAAGGGTATTATATTACTCGATTACCGAATTCAATTACCAGTTTGAGACTTTTAACATACCTCAACCTTAGTGGCACTAAGATCAGATTTTTACCCGAGTCTACAAGCTCGTTGCTGAACttggaaattttaatattaagagGTTGTTCTCGTCTGATCAAGTTGCCATCCAAAATGAGGAAGTTGATCAATTTACATCATCTTGATATAAGAGGTGCAAAAAAACTAGACAACATGCCATTGGGGATGAAGGAGTTGAAGAATCTCCAGACCTTGTCCAATTTTATTGTGGGAAAGAGTGGTTCTATGTCTGGTTTGAAAGatttgaaagatttaaagTTTCTCCGTGGAGCACTTTGTATCTCGGGATtggagaatataaaaaattcgCAGGATGCAAGAGAAGCCGTGTTATCCGAGAAGCAAGATCTGGAAGTATTGTCGTTAGAATGGGGGTCGCAGTTCAACAATTCTCGAGATGAAGTAGCAGAAGAAAATGCACTCGACATGCTCCAACCTCACAAAAGGATAAAAGTTCTCACAATCACACAATATGGTGGCAAAAGATTTCCTTCCTGGATTGGAGATCCATTGTTCTCCAAGATGGAGGTCCTTAAATTGGAAAACTGTGAGAATTGCATATCATTGCCTTCACTCGGGTCGTTGGGTTCACTTAAAGACCTGACCATCAGAGGGATGATGAATCTAAGAATCATCGGCTCAGAGACTAATAGGGATGGCTGCTCAGCGCCTTTTCAATCATTGGAGATTCTTCATCTTGAGAATTTGCCAGAATGGGTGCGTTGGGAGACCGCCAGTGTTACTGAAAATGAGCACGTTGGAATGTTTCCGCACCTCCATGAACTTTCCATCATGGGATGTCCCAAACTCTCAGGAAAATGGCCAGAGCTTCTTCCTTCTTTAGAGAAACTTGTTGTTAGTAAATGCCCGGAGTTGGTAGTTTCGGTCTCAGACTTTCCGTTGCTCTGTAGATTTGAAATTGATGGATGCAAAGGACTGGTGTGCGGCAGTACTCCAATTGACTCTAATTTTATGAAGTGCATGACCATTTCAAATAGTTCATTAGAAATATATGGATGCAGAGGGATGGTATACAATAATGGTCCAGGTGATTCTGTAACAATTTCGAATATCTTGGAGTTCGGAAAACAGTTGAAGGGAGGATTTGAGGGAGTAGAATCTCTGGTGATTGGTGATTCCATAGAAATCAAGTCATGGTGGCAGCGTTCGCATTTCAGATATATGAAGCCAGTAGAAGGGTTACATGTCTTAACCCACCCTGAAGAGGTATCAGTCGAAGAAAATTGCACTAGTCTTGTTTCATTTCCAGAGTTAAAATTTCATCCCAATATTTTGCGGTCTCTTAAGATTGAAAATAGCAAAGTATTAAAATCCTTACCTGGGGAAATGATGGGCAACAATGCACAACTCGAAACTTTGAACATTGGCAACTGCGATTCTCTAACATTCATCGCAAGAGGCAAGCTTCCTTCATCTCTTAAAAGGCTTAAGATACGGAGTTGTAAGAACTTGCAGCTTTTGGTGGATGATGAAGAGggtgcttcttcttcttcttcttcttcttcttcatcgtCTTCTTCACCGGTGACACTGAAACTGCTTGTAATATACAGTAGCCCTGAGCTGACCAGGTTATCATCTGGAATCCAGCTACTTAAGGCGCTTGAAGAGCTCCGGATATCTAAATGTCAAAAGTTGGAGTCAATACCTGCTGGCCTGCACAATTTACAGAGACTTTGGATAGACGATTGTGAGAAGCTTGAAGCCCTGCCAAGTGACATGCATAAGCTCAACTCTTTTCGTCGTTTCTGCATAAGTGAATGTCCAAGTATTGTATCGTTTCCAGAAGAAGGTTTCCCCACCAATCTAGCATTTCTCAGAATTGGAGTCAATATGAAAAAGTTGACCGAGGCAGTCATCCAGTGGGGTTTGCACAGGCTTACCTCTCTTGCACGCCTCTGGATTTCAGAATGTGACGAGGAGATGGGAATGATGTTGCCAACCTCTCTAAGTTGGTTGATCCTTCACAGATGTTGGAAACTGAAATGCCTATCTTCAATGGGTTTTCAAAGCCTTACCTCTCTTAAATATCTGTGGATCGATAATTGCCCCAGTCTGGCATCATTTCCAGAGGCGGGCCTTCCATCCTCACTTTTGAGGCTAAAAATTGATGGTTGTCAAATGCTGAGAAAAGAGTGCAAAAGGGGTAAAGGAAAAGAGTGGTCCAAGATTGCCAACATCCCTTGCGTGGAGATGGATGGCAAATTCATACACGATccagattcagattcagattcagattctgAGTAG
- the LOC102613566 gene encoding MLO-like protein 1 isoform X1, translating to MAEGGTTLEYTPTWVVALVCSVIVIISLAVERFLHYIGKVLKKNNQKPLFEALQKIKEELMLLGFISLLLTVFQGMIAKICISEELASKWLPCDKKAHKAATKSTAHFESFFSSFTSHHGAGRRLLAESSASSDYCAGKGKVPLLSITALHHLHIFIFVLAVVHVTFCALTILFGGAKIRKWKQWEDSASKEEHNLATGNPFSSTKYIQVQDHDFIKNRFQGLGKSYVLMGWLHSFFKQFYGSVTKSDYTTLRLGFIMTHCRGNPKFNFHKYLMRTLEADFKKVVGISWYLWLFVVIFLLINIDGWHTYFWIAFFPFILLLAVGTKLEHIISQLAHEVAEKHIAIEGDLVVQPSDDHFWFNRPRIVLILIHIILFQNSFELAFFFWIWVQYGFDSCIMGRVRFIIPRLVIGCFIQFICSYSTLPLYVIVTQMGSSFKKAIFDEHIQDGLVGWARMAKKKNTNKNAADGSSKVGHKEEYPSVIQLQKLSNK from the exons ATGGCAGAAGGCGGAACAACGTTGGAGTACACGCCGACGTGGGTAGTGGCCCTAGTCTGTAGTGTCATCGTTATCATATCTCTTGCAGTGGAACGTTTTCTCCATTACATTGGCAAG GTGTTGaagaaaaacaaccaaaaacCTCTTTTTGAAGCATTGCAGAAAATCAAAGAAG AGTTGATGCTCTTGGGGTTTATATCATTGCTACTGACAGTGTTTCAAGGAATGATTGCTAAAATCTGCATATCTGAGGAGTTAGCAAGTAAATGGTTGCCTTGTGACAAAAAGGCACACAAGGCTGCGACAAAATCGACTGCCCATTTTGAGTCATTCTTCTCTTCCTTTACTTCTCATCATGGCGCCGGCCGCCGCCTTCTCGCCGAGTCCTCAGCCTCCAGCGATTACTGTGCTGGCAAG GGGAAGGTGCCATTGCTATCCATCACTGCGTTGCATCATCTTCACATATTCATCTTTGTGCTAGCCGTTGTTCATGTCACTTTCTGTGCTCTAACCATTCTTTTTGGAGGAGCTAAG ATACGCAAATGGAAACAGTGGGAGGATTCAGCTTCAAAAGAAGAACATAATCTAGCAACGGGTAATCCTTTTTCATCTACCAA ATACATTCAAGTTCAAGATCATGATTTCATCAAGAATCGCTTTCAGGGTCTCGGCAAAAGCTACGTTTTGATGGGTTGGTTG CATTCATTTTTCAAGCAATTCTACGGCTCTGTCACAAAATCAGATTACACCACATTGCGGCTTGGCTTCATTATG ACTCATTGCAGAGGAAACCCCAAGTTTAATTTTCACAAGTATTTGATGCGTACACTTGAAGCCGATTTTAAGAAAGTTGTTGGAATAAG CTGGTATCTTTGGCTATTTGTTGTCATTTTCTTGCTGATCAATATCGATG GATGGCACACGTATTTCTGGATAGCATTTTTTCCCTTCATT CTTCTACTTGCCGTGGGCACTAAGCTAGAGCACATAATATCACAATTAGCACATGAGGTTGCTGAGAAACATATAGCCATTGAAGGAGATTTAGTAGTTCAACCTTCAGATGATCACTTCTGGTTTAACAGACCCCGGATCGTGTTAATACTCATTCATATCATTCTGTTCCAAAATTCTTTTGAACTTGCATTTTTCTTCTGGATATGG GTTCAATATGGTTTTGATTCTTGCATAATGGGACGAGTTCGATTTATCATCCCAAGACTGGTTATAgg ATGTTTCATTCAGTTTATCTGCAGCTACAGTACCCTGCCACTCTATGTTATTGTCACTCAG ATGGGAAGTTCATTCAAGAAGGCAATATTTGATGAACACATTCAAGACGGACTTGTTGGTTGGGCTAGGATggctaaaaagaaaaatacaaacaaaaatgcaGCTGATGGCTCAAGCAAAGTGGGTCATAAAGAGGAATATCCTTCTGTGATTCAACTGCAAAAGCTAAGCAACAAGTGA
- the LOC102613566 gene encoding MLO-like protein 1 isoform X2, translating to MAEGGTTLEYTPTWVVALVCSVIVIISLAVERFLHYIGKVLKKNNQKPLFEALQKIKEELMLLGFISLLLTVFQGMIAKICISEELASKWLPCDKKAHKAATKSTAHFESFFSSFTSHHGAGRRLLAESSASSDYCAGKGKVPLLSITALHHLHIFIFVLAVVHVTFCALTILFGGAKIRKWKQWEDSASKEEHNLATVQSRRYIQVQDHDFIKNRFQGLGKSYVLMGWLHSFFKQFYGSVTKSDYTTLRLGFIMTHCRGNPKFNFHKYLMRTLEADFKKVVGISWYLWLFVVIFLLINIDGWHTYFWIAFFPFILLLAVGTKLEHIISQLAHEVAEKHIAIEGDLVVQPSDDHFWFNRPRIVLILIHIILFQNSFELAFFFWIWVQYGFDSCIMGRVRFIIPRLVIGCFIQFICSYSTLPLYVIVTQMGSSFKKAIFDEHIQDGLVGWARMAKKKNTNKNAADGSSKVGHKEEYPSVIQLQKLSNK from the exons ATGGCAGAAGGCGGAACAACGTTGGAGTACACGCCGACGTGGGTAGTGGCCCTAGTCTGTAGTGTCATCGTTATCATATCTCTTGCAGTGGAACGTTTTCTCCATTACATTGGCAAG GTGTTGaagaaaaacaaccaaaaacCTCTTTTTGAAGCATTGCAGAAAATCAAAGAAG AGTTGATGCTCTTGGGGTTTATATCATTGCTACTGACAGTGTTTCAAGGAATGATTGCTAAAATCTGCATATCTGAGGAGTTAGCAAGTAAATGGTTGCCTTGTGACAAAAAGGCACACAAGGCTGCGACAAAATCGACTGCCCATTTTGAGTCATTCTTCTCTTCCTTTACTTCTCATCATGGCGCCGGCCGCCGCCTTCTCGCCGAGTCCTCAGCCTCCAGCGATTACTGTGCTGGCAAG GGGAAGGTGCCATTGCTATCCATCACTGCGTTGCATCATCTTCACATATTCATCTTTGTGCTAGCCGTTGTTCATGTCACTTTCTGTGCTCTAACCATTCTTTTTGGAGGAGCTAAG ATACGCAAATGGAAACAGTGGGAGGATTCAGCTTCAAAAGAAGAACATAATCTAGCAACGG TTCAAAGTAGAAGATACATTCAAGTTCAAGATCATGATTTCATCAAGAATCGCTTTCAGGGTCTCGGCAAAAGCTACGTTTTGATGGGTTGGTTG CATTCATTTTTCAAGCAATTCTACGGCTCTGTCACAAAATCAGATTACACCACATTGCGGCTTGGCTTCATTATG ACTCATTGCAGAGGAAACCCCAAGTTTAATTTTCACAAGTATTTGATGCGTACACTTGAAGCCGATTTTAAGAAAGTTGTTGGAATAAG CTGGTATCTTTGGCTATTTGTTGTCATTTTCTTGCTGATCAATATCGATG GATGGCACACGTATTTCTGGATAGCATTTTTTCCCTTCATT CTTCTACTTGCCGTGGGCACTAAGCTAGAGCACATAATATCACAATTAGCACATGAGGTTGCTGAGAAACATATAGCCATTGAAGGAGATTTAGTAGTTCAACCTTCAGATGATCACTTCTGGTTTAACAGACCCCGGATCGTGTTAATACTCATTCATATCATTCTGTTCCAAAATTCTTTTGAACTTGCATTTTTCTTCTGGATATGG GTTCAATATGGTTTTGATTCTTGCATAATGGGACGAGTTCGATTTATCATCCCAAGACTGGTTATAgg ATGTTTCATTCAGTTTATCTGCAGCTACAGTACCCTGCCACTCTATGTTATTGTCACTCAG ATGGGAAGTTCATTCAAGAAGGCAATATTTGATGAACACATTCAAGACGGACTTGTTGGTTGGGCTAGGATggctaaaaagaaaaatacaaacaaaaatgcaGCTGATGGCTCAAGCAAAGTGGGTCATAAAGAGGAATATCCTTCTGTGATTCAACTGCAAAAGCTAAGCAACAAGTGA
- the LOC102613566 gene encoding MLO-like protein 1 isoform X3, with product MAEGGTTLEYTPTWVVALVCSVIVIISLAVERFLHYIGKVLKKNNQKPLFEALQKIKEELMLLGFISLLLTVFQGMIAKICISEELASKWLPCDKKAHKAATKSTAHFESFFSSFTSHHGAGRRLLAESSASSDYCAGKGKVPLLSITALHHLHIFIFVLAVVHVTFCALTILFGGAKIRKWKQWEDSASKEEHNLSQSLQRYIQVQDHDFIKNRFQGLGKSYVLMGWLHSFFKQFYGSVTKSDYTTLRLGFIMTHCRGNPKFNFHKYLMRTLEADFKKVVGISWYLWLFVVIFLLINIDGWHTYFWIAFFPFILLLAVGTKLEHIISQLAHEVAEKHIAIEGDLVVQPSDDHFWFNRPRIVLILIHIILFQNSFELAFFFWIWVQYGFDSCIMGRVRFIIPRLVIGCFIQFICSYSTLPLYVIVTQMGSSFKKAIFDEHIQDGLVGWARMAKKKNTNKNAADGSSKVGHKEEYPSVIQLQKLSNK from the exons ATGGCAGAAGGCGGAACAACGTTGGAGTACACGCCGACGTGGGTAGTGGCCCTAGTCTGTAGTGTCATCGTTATCATATCTCTTGCAGTGGAACGTTTTCTCCATTACATTGGCAAG GTGTTGaagaaaaacaaccaaaaacCTCTTTTTGAAGCATTGCAGAAAATCAAAGAAG AGTTGATGCTCTTGGGGTTTATATCATTGCTACTGACAGTGTTTCAAGGAATGATTGCTAAAATCTGCATATCTGAGGAGTTAGCAAGTAAATGGTTGCCTTGTGACAAAAAGGCACACAAGGCTGCGACAAAATCGACTGCCCATTTTGAGTCATTCTTCTCTTCCTTTACTTCTCATCATGGCGCCGGCCGCCGCCTTCTCGCCGAGTCCTCAGCCTCCAGCGATTACTGTGCTGGCAAG GGGAAGGTGCCATTGCTATCCATCACTGCGTTGCATCATCTTCACATATTCATCTTTGTGCTAGCCGTTGTTCATGTCACTTTCTGTGCTCTAACCATTCTTTTTGGAGGAGCTAAG ATACGCAAATGGAAACAGTGGGAGGATTCAGCTTCAAAAGAAGAACATAATCTA aGCCAATCTCTGCA AAGATACATTCAAGTTCAAGATCATGATTTCATCAAGAATCGCTTTCAGGGTCTCGGCAAAAGCTACGTTTTGATGGGTTGGTTG CATTCATTTTTCAAGCAATTCTACGGCTCTGTCACAAAATCAGATTACACCACATTGCGGCTTGGCTTCATTATG ACTCATTGCAGAGGAAACCCCAAGTTTAATTTTCACAAGTATTTGATGCGTACACTTGAAGCCGATTTTAAGAAAGTTGTTGGAATAAG CTGGTATCTTTGGCTATTTGTTGTCATTTTCTTGCTGATCAATATCGATG GATGGCACACGTATTTCTGGATAGCATTTTTTCCCTTCATT CTTCTACTTGCCGTGGGCACTAAGCTAGAGCACATAATATCACAATTAGCACATGAGGTTGCTGAGAAACATATAGCCATTGAAGGAGATTTAGTAGTTCAACCTTCAGATGATCACTTCTGGTTTAACAGACCCCGGATCGTGTTAATACTCATTCATATCATTCTGTTCCAAAATTCTTTTGAACTTGCATTTTTCTTCTGGATATGG GTTCAATATGGTTTTGATTCTTGCATAATGGGACGAGTTCGATTTATCATCCCAAGACTGGTTATAgg ATGTTTCATTCAGTTTATCTGCAGCTACAGTACCCTGCCACTCTATGTTATTGTCACTCAG ATGGGAAGTTCATTCAAGAAGGCAATATTTGATGAACACATTCAAGACGGACTTGTTGGTTGGGCTAGGATggctaaaaagaaaaatacaaacaaaaatgcaGCTGATGGCTCAAGCAAAGTGGGTCATAAAGAGGAATATCCTTCTGTGATTCAACTGCAAAAGCTAAGCAACAAGTGA